The following DNA comes from Mycobacteriales bacterium.
ACCTCGGACGCCTCGACGTAGAACCCGCGCTCGTCGGCGTACGCCGGCAGTTGCACCATGCCCTGGTTGACCAGCCGGTGGAACGGTTCGCTCGAGGACACGTGGCCCAGGTCGAAGAGCACCTTGTGCCAGAAGCGGGCGTACAGCAGGTGCAGCACCGCATGCTCGGCACCGCCGACGTACAGATCCACGCCGCCGGGATCACCGGGCGAACGCCCGCCCATCCAATAGCGCTCCAGCGCCGGATCGACCAGCCGCTCGGTGTCGTCGGGGTCCAGGTAACGCAGTTCGTACCAGCAGGAACCCGCCCAGTTGGGCATGGTGTTGGTGTCGCGCCGGTAGATGCGCGGGCCGTCGCCCAGATCCAGCTCAACCTCGACCCATTCCTTCGCCCGCGACAGCGGCGCCTCCGGTGTGCTGGTCTCGTCGTCGTCGGCGAAGGTCTTCGGCGAGTAGTCGTCGACCTCGGGCAGGGTGACCGGCAGCATCGAATCCGGTACGGCGTGCGGCAGGCCGTCCTCGTCGTAGACGATCGGGAACGGCTCACCCCAGTAGCGCTGCCGGGAAAACAGCCAGTCCCGCAGCTTGTAGGTGATCGCGCCGCGACCGTGGCCGCGTTCCTCCAGCCACGCGATGATGCGTTCCTTCGCGTCGTCGACCGCCAGGCCGTTCAGGTCCGGAACGCCGTCGACCGACGAGTCGATCGCCGGTGAGTTGATCGCCGGACCCTCGCCGGTGTAGGCCTCGCCCTCCCAGCCCTCCGGCGGCGCGACCGTCCGGACGATCGGCAGCCCGAAGACCGACGCGAACTCCCAGTCGCGCTCGTCCTGCCCCGGGACGGCCATGATCGCGCCGGTGCCGTAGCCCATCAGGACGTAGTCGGCGACGAAGACCGGAATCCGGTCGCCGGTCACGGGATTGGTCGCGAACGAGCCGGTGAAGACGCCGGTCTTCTGCCGCCCCTCGGTCTGCCGTTCCATCTCCGAGCGGCGACTCGCGGCGCTCCGGTAGGTGGCGACCGCCTCGGCGGGAGTTGCCGCACCGCCGGTCCACGCCTGCGGCGTCCCCTCGGGCCAACTGTCCGGCGTCAGGCGGTCGACCAGCGGGTGCTCGGGCGCCAGCACCATGTACGTCGCGCCGAACAGCGTGTCCGGCCGCGTGGTGAAGACCTCGATCGGGTCGGCCTCGGTGGGGAAGCCCACAGTGGCACCGGTCGACCGGCCGATCCAGTTGCGTTGCATCAGCTTGATCGACTCGGGCCAGTCGATCCCGTCCAGGTCGGCGATCAGCCGGTCGGCGTACGCCGTGATGCGCAGCATCCACTGCCGCAGCGGGCGGCGGAACACCGGGAAGTTTCCGCGTTCGGACCGGCCGTCCGAGGTGACCTCCTCGTTGGACAGCACCGTGCCCAGGCCCGGACACCAGTTGAC
Coding sequences within:
- the leuS gene encoding leucine--tRNA ligase codes for the protein RWAEDGTFNAPNPQGPLADGFDRVAIRPHAYIMDMFPYPSGAGLHVGHPLGYIGTDVYARFQRMDGHNVLHTMGFDAFGLPAEQYAVQTGQHPRVTTEANIEIFRQQLRRLGMDHDRRRSVSTIDPGFYRWTQWIFLQIFGSWYDVDADRARPIEELIADFDDGSRAPAAGSNPFGRPWAELSDKERDQVVDAHRLAFVHESPVNWCPGLGTVLSNEEVTSDGRSERGNFPVFRRPLRQWMLRITAYADRLIADLDGIDWPESIKLMQRNWIGRSTGATVGFPTEADPIEVFTTRPDTLFGATYMVLAPEHPLVDRLTPDSWPEGTPQAWTGGAATPAEAVATYRSAASRRSEMERQTEGRQKTGVFTGSFATNPVTGDRIPVFVADYVLMGYGTGAIMAVPGQDERDWEFASVFGLPIVRTVAPPEGWEGEAYTGEGPAINSPAIDSSVDGVPDLNGLAVDDAKERIIAWLEERGHGRGAITYKLRDWLFSRQRYWGEPFPIVYDEDGLPHAVPDSMLPVTLPEVDDYSPKTFADDDETSTPEAPLSRAKEWVEVELDLGDGPRIYRRDTNTMPNWAGSCWYELRYLDPDDTERLVDPALERYWMGGRSPGDPGGVDLYVGGAEHAVLHLLYARFWHKVLFDLGHVSSSEPFHRLVNQGMVQLPAYADERGFYVEASEVVDRNGELTYEGRPVRREFGKIGKSLKNVVTPDGIIEQYGADTFRLYEMFTGPLDQSRPWDAKAVSGMYRLLQRVWRNLIDEETGDLRVSDDRVGDDTRRILHKTIAAVRDGMQTLRFNTSIARVTELSNHLTQKYPSGPVPREVAEPMVLLLAPLAPHIAEELWSRLGHAQSLAWQAFPEADAQWLVEDTVEIAVQVNGKVRATVQIPGDADRAAMESAARSDERIAHHLQDATLRKVIVVPGRLVNFVVG